One stretch of Methylococcus capsulatus DNA includes these proteins:
- the mtaB gene encoding tRNA (N(6)-L-threonylcarbamoyladenosine(37)-C(2))-methylthiotransferase MtaB: protein MRINLQSLGCRLNEAELESWAREFQAAGHRLVGEASDADLIVLNSCAVTAEAVRKSRQTIRRTQRLSPRARLVLSGCYATLHRDEAAALGVDLVVGNADKSRLVELAARELALEAMPEFSTEPGEAALFALGRQRAFVKVQDGCRYRCTFCIVTVARGEERSRPPAEVVREIRQLQAEGVQEVVLTGVHLGGYGSDLGLPLDALIRLILQETEIPRLRLGSLEPWDLPPGFFELFENPRFMPHLHLPLQSGSDAVLRRMARRCKSDEFARLVAHARQQVPDINITTDIIVGFPGETEQEWEESLRFVETLGFGDIHVFTYSVRDGTKAAAMSGQIPAEVKKERSRVLHELALAQKRALLCRFVGRELPVLWENRRDGADRGYTPNYLRVAIQTPATELTNRITPVRLVKVDASGEFLWCEPATLPPAAPADIR, encoded by the coding sequence ATGCGAATCAATCTTCAGAGTCTGGGCTGCCGCCTGAACGAGGCGGAACTGGAAAGCTGGGCCCGGGAATTCCAAGCCGCCGGCCACCGCCTCGTCGGGGAAGCAAGCGATGCCGACCTCATCGTCCTCAATTCCTGTGCCGTGACCGCAGAAGCGGTACGCAAGTCCAGGCAGACGATACGGCGCACCCAGCGGCTAAGTCCCCGCGCACGCCTTGTGCTCAGCGGCTGCTACGCCACGCTGCATCGTGACGAAGCGGCGGCGCTCGGCGTCGATCTCGTGGTCGGTAACGCTGACAAGTCGCGCCTGGTTGAACTCGCGGCGCGGGAACTCGCACTGGAAGCCATGCCGGAATTTTCCACGGAGCCCGGCGAGGCAGCGCTGTTCGCGCTGGGCCGACAGCGCGCGTTCGTCAAGGTGCAGGATGGCTGCCGTTACCGCTGCACGTTCTGCATCGTCACCGTGGCGCGGGGTGAAGAGCGCAGCCGCCCGCCCGCGGAAGTCGTCCGGGAAATCCGGCAGTTGCAGGCAGAAGGCGTGCAGGAGGTGGTGCTGACGGGGGTGCATCTCGGCGGCTACGGCAGCGACCTTGGGCTGCCGCTGGATGCATTGATCCGCTTGATCCTGCAGGAGACGGAGATTCCGCGCCTGCGACTGGGTTCGCTGGAACCTTGGGACCTTCCTCCAGGCTTTTTCGAGCTGTTCGAGAACCCGCGTTTCATGCCGCATCTACACTTGCCGCTGCAGAGCGGCAGCGACGCCGTGCTCAGGCGCATGGCGCGGCGCTGCAAGTCGGATGAATTCGCCCGATTGGTGGCTCATGCCCGGCAGCAGGTACCGGACATCAACATCACCACCGATATCATCGTCGGTTTTCCAGGAGAAACCGAGCAGGAATGGGAGGAAAGCCTTCGGTTCGTCGAAACCTTGGGCTTCGGCGACATCCACGTCTTCACCTATTCGGTCCGCGACGGCACGAAAGCCGCGGCAATGAGCGGACAAATCCCGGCCGAGGTCAAGAAGGAACGCAGCCGGGTCCTGCACGAACTGGCCCTGGCGCAAAAGCGGGCGCTGTTGTGCCGGTTCGTCGGCAGGGAATTGCCGGTGCTATGGGAAAACCGGCGGGACGGCGCCGATCGCGGCTACACGCCGAATTATCTCCGCGTCGCCATACAGACACCGGCAACCGAGCTAACCAACCGCATCACGCCCGTCCGCCTCGTGAAGGTGGATGCTTCCGGCGAATTCCTCTGGTGCGAGCCGGCTACTCTTCCACCGGCAGCTCCAGCAGATATAAGGTAG
- the cysZ gene encoding sulfate transporter CysZ has product MSDPISQVATADLRRLNSPATAFRCLVTGLTWLAKPGIRRYVWIPLLVNLILYSVGLWLGIRYFSAFLNWMLPGWLDFLRWLLWPVFAVGFFTVMYFTFSVLANVIGSPFYGALAERTAELATGRRIRPAGAPGEAGMWSALRSEFRRLAYLGLRTVPLAILFLIPVVNLAAPVLWMVFNAWFMALEYTAYPLEARGCNFDRQRELLGRFRLGAATFGGTVLLAQTIPLLNVFVAPAAVIGATLYLLELPVEE; this is encoded by the coding sequence ATGAGCGATCCCATTTCACAGGTCGCAACAGCCGACCTCCGCCGTCTGAATTCACCGGCCACGGCATTCCGCTGCCTGGTTACCGGCTTGACTTGGCTGGCCAAGCCCGGCATCCGACGCTATGTCTGGATTCCTCTGCTGGTCAACCTGATCCTCTACAGTGTCGGGCTGTGGCTGGGGATCCGCTATTTTTCCGCTTTCCTGAACTGGATGTTGCCGGGTTGGCTGGATTTCCTGCGCTGGCTGCTGTGGCCCGTGTTCGCCGTCGGTTTCTTCACGGTGATGTATTTCACCTTCTCGGTGCTGGCCAACGTCATCGGCTCGCCCTTCTATGGCGCCCTGGCCGAGCGCACGGCGGAACTGGCGACGGGGCGCCGGATCCGGCCAGCAGGTGCGCCGGGCGAGGCTGGCATGTGGTCGGCCCTGAGGAGCGAGTTCCGGCGCCTGGCCTATTTGGGGCTGCGCACCGTGCCTCTGGCCATCCTCTTCCTGATTCCGGTCGTCAACCTCGCTGCCCCGGTGTTATGGATGGTCTTCAATGCCTGGTTCATGGCGCTGGAATACACGGCTTATCCGCTGGAAGCGCGCGGCTGCAACTTCGACCGCCAGCGGGAACTGCTGGGCCGGTTCCGGCTCGGTGCCGCGACGTTCGGCGGGACGGTCCTGCTGGCGCAGACGATCCCTCTCCTGAACGTTTTCGTTGCACCGGCGGCGGTCATCGGCGCTACCTTATATCTGCTGGAGCTGCCGGTGGAAGAGTAG
- a CDS encoding sigma 54-interacting transcriptional regulator — MTETRKRVLLVDDDPDLLRLIGLRLTAAGFDVAKAANGQSALSQAVVFRPHVVVTDLRMNGMDGMALFDALHERHPTLPVIIMTAHGTINDAVAATRRGVFGFVTKPVDKNELIEHISEAIRINRNTAVVPDKEEWRARIITQSPLMEEVLGQAQRVAQNRASVFIGGESGTGKELLARAIHDLSPRAKGPFVAVNCSAIPENLLESELFGYRKGAFTGATRDHQGLFKAADGGTLFLDEVGDMPRSFQVKLLRALQEMKVRPVGATLDEPVDVRVISATHVDLEQAMAEGNFREDLYYRLNVVTLLLPPLVKRPEDIPLLAMHFLRDLVSSYGDQVKGFSPEAMEALVNFQWPGNVRQLRNVVEQCVALSTTPLIPVTLVQRALREAPSAFPSLQEARDQFELNYLIRLLQMTRGNVTQAARLAKRNRTEFYRLLSRHGMNPAMFKGGGDVAGDG, encoded by the coding sequence ATGACTGAAACGCGCAAGCGAGTGTTACTGGTGGACGACGATCCTGATCTGCTGCGTCTAATCGGGTTGCGCCTGACGGCGGCTGGGTTCGACGTGGCCAAGGCGGCGAACGGCCAGTCGGCGCTGTCGCAGGCGGTGGTATTCCGGCCCCATGTCGTCGTCACCGACCTGAGGATGAACGGTATGGACGGGATGGCATTGTTCGATGCCTTGCACGAACGCCATCCCACCTTGCCGGTGATCATCATGACGGCACACGGCACCATCAACGACGCCGTTGCGGCGACCCGGCGGGGGGTATTCGGATTCGTCACCAAGCCGGTGGACAAGAACGAGCTGATCGAGCACATTTCCGAGGCGATCCGCATCAACCGAAATACTGCCGTCGTTCCCGACAAGGAGGAGTGGCGAGCGCGGATCATAACTCAGAGCCCCTTGATGGAAGAAGTCCTGGGGCAGGCCCAGCGGGTGGCGCAGAACCGCGCCAGCGTGTTCATCGGCGGCGAAAGCGGCACCGGCAAGGAACTGTTGGCTCGGGCCATTCACGACCTCAGTCCTCGCGCCAAGGGGCCGTTCGTGGCGGTCAATTGCAGCGCCATCCCGGAAAATCTGCTCGAGTCCGAGCTGTTCGGTTACCGCAAAGGAGCGTTCACCGGTGCGACGCGGGACCACCAGGGCCTGTTCAAAGCTGCCGACGGTGGCACGCTATTCCTGGATGAGGTCGGTGATATGCCGCGGTCGTTCCAGGTGAAGCTGCTGCGCGCCCTTCAGGAGATGAAGGTACGCCCGGTCGGGGCGACCCTGGATGAGCCGGTCGATGTCCGCGTGATCTCCGCTACTCATGTCGACCTTGAGCAGGCTATGGCGGAAGGGAACTTCCGCGAGGATCTGTACTACCGCCTCAACGTGGTGACCCTGCTGTTGCCGCCGCTGGTCAAGCGTCCTGAGGACATTCCCTTGCTGGCGATGCATTTCCTGCGGGATCTGGTGAGCTCATACGGCGATCAGGTCAAAGGATTCTCTCCGGAAGCAATGGAGGCGCTCGTGAACTTCCAGTGGCCCGGCAACGTCCGGCAACTACGCAACGTGGTGGAGCAGTGTGTGGCGCTGTCGACCACGCCGCTGATTCCCGTGACGCTGGTGCAGCGCGCCTTGCGGGAAGCTCCATCAGCTTTCCCTTCGCTGCAGGAAGCCCGGGACCAGTTTGAGCTCAACTACCTCATCCGCCTGTTGCAGATGACCCGGGGCAACGTGACCCAGGCTGCCCGCCTGGCCAAGCGCAACCGTACCGAGTTTTACCGCCTCCTGAGCCGCCACGGCATGAATCCGGCGATGTTCAAAGGAGGGGGAGATGTCGCCGGCGATGGGTAG
- a CDS encoding surface-like protein, whose translation MKNRRRGCACEFRFLDKENQPMSKVHILLVLLGGLVAGCQLWQPGKPLEQPVATPARDYAATDLDALVRYSEDLAGMVPAERLPECQQVDRMLATNPRMGYRLHLLLAQMVTPGCGDASVTLGNIKVVINEIADVRVRGWLAYLGELVARSQKEAAEKAELERQLKEAQSGKHKVRKDIRAKDSKIQSLENEVEELRSKLNTLKSIEQKL comes from the coding sequence GTGAAGAATCGGCGCCGCGGTTGCGCGTGCGAATTTCGCTTCCTCGACAAGGAGAACCAGCCAATGTCTAAGGTACATATATTGCTTGTATTGCTTGGTGGGCTGGTCGCGGGATGCCAGTTATGGCAGCCCGGCAAGCCTTTGGAACAGCCGGTCGCGACTCCCGCCCGCGATTATGCGGCGACGGATCTGGACGCGCTGGTCCGCTACAGCGAAGACCTTGCCGGGATGGTCCCAGCCGAGCGCCTGCCGGAATGCCAGCAGGTCGATCGTATGCTGGCAACCAATCCCCGGATGGGATACCGGCTTCATCTGCTGCTGGCGCAGATGGTGACGCCGGGGTGCGGCGACGCTTCGGTGACGCTCGGAAACATCAAGGTAGTGATCAACGAAATCGCGGATGTGCGGGTGCGCGGCTGGCTGGCCTACCTGGGTGAGCTGGTGGCCCGGTCGCAAAAGGAAGCAGCCGAAAAGGCCGAGCTGGAGCGGCAGCTCAAGGAGGCGCAGAGCGGAAAGCACAAGGTGCGCAAGGATATACGGGCCAAGGACAGCAAGATCCAAAGCCTGGAAAACGAAGTTGAAGAATTGCGCAGTAAATTGAATACGCTCAAATCGATTGAGCAGAAATTATAA
- a CDS encoding sensor histidine kinase encodes MYKIRFPSLSVSKLVLGGFVLAALPLLIAIGSTVGAVDDLAAQSRKTVYSVAQLSQKSFMLMERLSDLERKGKQLLVFDDADMRSAFTAMHEQVQDIVLDLRLRTEDESLTAQLDQFGSDEAATYQSVIEAHESRKAKIHGAVQRHGPHGPSATLEQFDGLFQTLGMKARALSQAYTVLIDEEVARLDGHSKTVQDRILARSAVLVPGAACLVALFTVLITRPIRQLESAIRQLGSGDYRQPVSVTGPSDLIFLGERLEWLRGRLNALEEAKQQFMRHVSHEVKTPLATIHEGTGLLADEVVGELNPEQKEITQILVSNTQRLERLITALINFSQANADPGALRREPVDMHALVGEVLDEYQLRLRAKELRLDAHLAKIEIEGNREQLRTVIDNLLSNAVKYSPAGGLISLRLGALDHYMELEVGDEGPGITEEERQQVFEPFFQGSKGRELGIPGTGLGLAIVRECVMSHHGSVELLDPPTGKGTLVRVRIPWCEESAPRLRVRISLPRQGEPANV; translated from the coding sequence TTGTACAAAATCCGTTTCCCTTCGCTGTCGGTGAGCAAACTGGTGCTCGGCGGCTTCGTCCTGGCGGCTTTGCCGCTGCTGATCGCCATCGGTTCGACCGTCGGCGCCGTGGATGATCTGGCCGCGCAGTCACGAAAAACCGTCTATTCCGTCGCTCAGCTCAGCCAGAAGAGCTTCATGCTCATGGAGAGGCTGAGTGACCTGGAGCGAAAAGGGAAGCAGCTACTGGTGTTCGACGATGCGGATATGCGCAGCGCCTTCACGGCCATGCACGAACAGGTGCAGGACATCGTGCTGGATCTGCGGCTGCGGACCGAAGACGAGTCGCTGACCGCCCAGCTCGATCAGTTCGGTTCGGACGAGGCGGCCACGTACCAAAGTGTGATAGAGGCTCATGAAAGCCGCAAGGCGAAAATTCACGGGGCGGTGCAGCGGCATGGGCCTCACGGTCCTTCGGCAACGCTGGAGCAGTTCGACGGCCTGTTCCAGACGCTGGGAATGAAGGCCAGGGCTTTGTCACAGGCTTATACGGTGCTGATCGACGAGGAGGTCGCGCGGCTCGACGGGCATTCCAAAACGGTTCAGGACCGCATCCTGGCGAGGTCGGCGGTGCTGGTTCCCGGTGCGGCCTGCCTCGTCGCTCTGTTCACCGTACTCATCACCCGACCGATTCGTCAACTGGAATCTGCGATCCGTCAGTTAGGAAGCGGCGATTACCGCCAGCCGGTCAGCGTCACCGGGCCGTCCGACCTGATCTTCCTGGGCGAACGCCTGGAATGGCTCAGGGGCCGGCTGAACGCGTTGGAAGAGGCCAAGCAGCAGTTCATGCGCCACGTCTCGCACGAGGTCAAGACGCCGCTCGCGACCATTCACGAAGGCACAGGGCTGCTGGCAGACGAAGTGGTGGGCGAGCTGAATCCTGAGCAAAAGGAAATCACCCAGATACTGGTCAGCAATACCCAACGGCTCGAGCGCCTGATCACGGCGTTGATCAATTTCAGCCAAGCCAATGCCGATCCCGGGGCGCTCCGGCGCGAACCGGTAGACATGCACGCACTGGTGGGCGAGGTGCTGGACGAGTACCAACTGCGTCTGCGGGCGAAAGAACTCCGCCTCGATGCACATCTGGCGAAGATTGAAATCGAAGGCAACCGCGAACAGCTCCGTACCGTGATCGACAATCTCCTGTCCAACGCCGTCAAGTATTCTCCGGCCGGCGGCTTGATTTCACTGCGGCTCGGTGCCCTGGATCACTACATGGAGCTTGAAGTGGGCGACGAGGGACCGGGGATAACGGAGGAAGAGCGGCAGCAAGTGTTCGAGCCTTTCTTCCAGGGCAGCAAGGGGCGCGAACTGGGCATTCCGGGCACGGGGCTTGGTTTGGCCATCGTCCGCGAGTGCGTCATGAGCCACCATGGGAGCGTCGAACTGCTGGATCCGCCGACCGGTAAGGGAACCCTGGTCCGGGTCAGGATCCCTTGGTGTGAAGAATCGGCGCCGCGGTTGCGCGTGCGAATTTCGCTTCCTCGACAAGGAGAACCAGCCAATGTCTAA
- a CDS encoding ribose-phosphate pyrophosphokinase encodes MVVLGFDETRAQSRQLAGALGCPWRAIEVHRFPDGESRVTVPPDVQGTAVVHRSLDRPNDKLVELVLAAETLRGQGCDRLVLVAPYLCYMRQDIAFHPGEAVAQKIIGNLLARYFDALITVDPHLHRIDRLDQVVPLKQVLSLSSATLVSRYLATDRKGWLLLGPDRESRQWVEAIAAQADLPCAVASKRRMGDREVGITLPREVEAFKAVVLVDDVASTGTTLAETARRLAGAGIARIDVVVTHALFAGDAWNRLKQAGIGEIASTDSISHPTNRMCLAPVLADAVRKCAF; translated from the coding sequence GTGGTCGTCTTGGGCTTCGATGAGACCCGGGCCCAGTCCCGGCAGCTTGCCGGGGCGCTGGGCTGTCCCTGGCGCGCGATCGAGGTCCATCGGTTCCCGGATGGCGAAAGCCGGGTGACCGTTCCACCCGACGTGCAGGGGACCGCGGTCGTGCATCGCAGCCTCGACCGTCCCAATGACAAACTGGTGGAACTGGTACTGGCCGCTGAAACCTTGCGCGGGCAAGGCTGCGACCGGCTGGTGCTGGTGGCGCCCTATCTCTGCTATATGCGCCAGGACATCGCGTTTCATCCCGGTGAAGCGGTGGCCCAGAAGATCATCGGGAATCTGTTGGCACGTTATTTCGATGCGCTCATCACGGTCGATCCCCATTTGCACCGGATCGATCGTCTGGATCAGGTGGTGCCGCTGAAACAGGTTCTGAGCCTGTCCTCGGCGACACTCGTCAGTCGCTATTTGGCGACAGATCGGAAGGGGTGGCTCTTGTTGGGCCCGGATCGGGAATCCAGGCAATGGGTGGAGGCGATTGCCGCGCAGGCGGATCTCCCATGCGCCGTCGCCTCGAAGCGACGCATGGGGGATAGAGAGGTCGGCATCACGCTCCCGCGGGAGGTGGAAGCATTCAAGGCCGTGGTGCTGGTGGACGATGTCGCGAGCACCGGAACCACCTTGGCGGAGACGGCGCGGCGCCTCGCCGGGGCCGGTATCGCTCGAATCGATGTGGTCGTGACGCATGCGCTGTTCGCCGGCGATGCCTGGAACCGGCTCAAACAGGCGGGCATCGGGGAGATCGCCTCGACCGATAGCATCAGCCATCCCACCAATCGGATGTGTCTCGCACCTGTGCTGGCCGATGCGGTGCGAAAATGTGCGTTTTGA
- a CDS encoding thymidine phosphorylase family protein has translation MADEESIKTRLKLRPVAIDTYRENVAYLHRECSVYRAEGFQALAKIRVGCNGKQIEAVLNVVDDTCIVSPDELGLSEQAFQRFGEPAGQLVNVAQAEPPLSMDGVRRKIGGERLDYSDYQAIASDIAKGRYSKMEMAAFLVATGQNGLDRDEVLSLTRAMLETGVRLSWNEPLVADKHCIGGIPGNRTSLLIVPIVAAHGMLIPKTSSRAITSPAGTADTMEVLARTDLAPEALDRLVRMERGCLAWGGTTRLAPVDDMLISVERPLGIDSQGQMVASILSKKLAAGATHLLLDIPVGPTAKVRQMRDAMSLRKLFEYVGDRLGLHLEAVITDGAQPIGRGIGPVLEVRDVMQVLENDPEAPVDLREKSLRLAGRIIEFDPDVRGGFGYSIARDILESGRALAKMHRIIDAQGRQERRFEPGRLVFEVLAERAGVVVRIDNLFLAQTARLAGAPMSRGAGVDLLNKLGDEVEEGQPLYRVYAEFPANFEFAREFTRGRSGYRIGDAASLSKTHMEF, from the coding sequence ATGGCCGACGAAGAGTCAATCAAAACCCGGCTGAAGCTCCGGCCGGTGGCGATCGATACTTACCGGGAAAATGTGGCCTATCTGCACCGTGAATGTTCGGTGTACCGGGCGGAGGGCTTTCAGGCGCTCGCCAAGATCCGGGTCGGCTGCAACGGCAAGCAGATCGAGGCGGTGCTGAACGTGGTGGACGATACCTGTATCGTATCCCCGGACGAACTGGGCCTGTCGGAGCAGGCGTTCCAGCGTTTCGGCGAACCGGCGGGGCAACTCGTGAATGTAGCGCAGGCCGAGCCTCCGCTGTCCATGGACGGCGTTCGGCGCAAGATCGGCGGCGAGCGGCTGGATTACAGCGACTATCAGGCCATTGCCAGCGACATCGCCAAAGGGCGTTATTCCAAGATGGAAATGGCCGCATTCCTGGTGGCGACCGGGCAGAACGGGCTGGACCGTGACGAAGTGCTGTCGCTGACACGGGCGATGCTGGAAACCGGGGTGCGACTGAGCTGGAATGAACCGCTGGTGGCCGACAAACACTGCATCGGCGGTATTCCGGGCAACCGGACCTCCTTGTTGATCGTGCCCATCGTCGCGGCGCACGGCATGCTGATCCCCAAAACCTCCAGTCGCGCGATCACCTCGCCCGCGGGGACGGCGGACACGATGGAAGTGCTCGCGCGCACCGACCTGGCGCCGGAAGCGCTCGACCGGCTGGTGCGGATGGAACGGGGATGCCTGGCGTGGGGAGGCACCACCCGCTTAGCCCCGGTCGACGATATGCTCATCTCGGTCGAGCGCCCGCTCGGCATCGACTCTCAAGGCCAAATGGTCGCTTCGATCCTGTCGAAGAAGTTGGCGGCCGGTGCCACCCATCTGCTGTTGGACATCCCAGTCGGTCCCACCGCGAAGGTACGGCAGATGCGCGATGCCATGAGTCTGAGGAAACTGTTCGAATACGTCGGCGATCGCCTCGGCCTCCATTTGGAGGCCGTGATCACCGATGGTGCGCAGCCGATCGGGCGGGGCATCGGGCCGGTGCTCGAAGTCCGAGACGTCATGCAGGTGCTGGAAAACGATCCGGAAGCGCCGGTCGATCTGCGCGAAAAATCCCTGCGCCTGGCCGGTCGTATCATCGAGTTCGATCCCGATGTGCGGGGCGGTTTCGGCTATTCGATAGCCCGAGACATCCTGGAATCGGGTCGGGCGCTCGCCAAGATGCACCGGATCATTGATGCCCAGGGCCGGCAGGAACGGCGGTTCGAGCCCGGACGGCTGGTCTTCGAAGTGCTGGCCGAGCGGGCCGGCGTGGTGGTCCGAATCGACAATTTGTTCCTGGCGCAGACCGCCCGCCTCGCCGGCGCGCCCATGAGCCGAGGGGCGGGCGTGGATCTGTTGAACAAGCTGGGGGATGAGGTGGAGGAGGGGCAGCCGCTCTACCGGGTCTACGCGGAATTCCCCGCCAATTTCGAATTCGCCCGGGAGTTCACACGCGGAAGAAGCGGGTATCGCATCGGAGATGCGGCCTCCTTGAGCAAGACGCACATGGAATTTTGA
- a CDS encoding DUF2076 domain-containing protein, with the protein MNTEERQALERFLSQLTAIKGIEKNPEADRLIQDAVARQPDAAYLLIQRNLLLEKALENAKARIEELQRQPAPVNRSGGSFLGGDPWIQPSAPAGRAWDATPAGYRQPAPPPPSGTPGFLSNMASTAAGVVAGSFLFQGIESLIHGGQHDPWGASPGGHVTENTTINNYYGSDPAPSGADQDSWSDVDDSFLDTGYDFSDDGTGSGDDNWI; encoded by the coding sequence ATGAACACTGAAGAACGCCAGGCACTCGAACGCTTTCTCTCACAGCTGACCGCGATCAAGGGGATCGAGAAGAACCCGGAAGCGGACCGGCTGATCCAGGACGCCGTGGCACGCCAGCCCGATGCCGCCTATCTGCTGATCCAGCGCAACCTGCTGCTGGAAAAAGCCCTGGAAAATGCCAAGGCCCGTATCGAAGAACTCCAGCGCCAGCCCGCGCCAGTCAATCGCAGCGGTGGCAGCTTCCTAGGCGGTGATCCCTGGATCCAGCCCTCGGCACCGGCCGGCCGCGCCTGGGATGCCACGCCGGCGGGCTACCGCCAGCCCGCCCCGCCGCCGCCATCCGGTACCCCGGGCTTCCTGAGCAATATGGCTTCGACCGCCGCCGGCGTGGTGGCAGGATCGTTCCTGTTCCAGGGCATCGAGAGCCTCATCCATGGAGGCCAGCACGATCCCTGGGGAGCTTCGCCCGGCGGGCACGTTACGGAAAATACAACCATCAACAACTACTACGGATCAGATCCGGCGCCCTCCGGAGCCGATCAGGACAGCTGGTCCGATGTGGACGACTCCTTCCTCGACACCGGCTACGACTTTTCGGATGACGGCACCGGAAGCGGCGACGACAACTGGATCTGA
- a CDS encoding efflux RND transporter periplasmic adaptor subunit: MAAVAPVVRANLVSTLSIASEFEPYQQVDVHAKVAGYVKRIDVDIGDAVEEGQVLAILEVPELEEDLARAHAAVLRARERLRLVRSNIRRAEAIAHQAALTYERMYSVNQITPNLVAQQEIDIAQSQADATAAELSSRKAAALVAEQEVEEAQAEERKAQALADYATIRAPFRGIVTKRYADTGAMVPQGIQSSQQAMPVVRITQVDPLRLSFPVPESLVPMVHTDALVTVQVPSLNRTFDGKIWRFTGKTTDITRTMETQLLVPNPSFELKPGMLASVEFVLARRDRVLAIPVEAVDEDGKEPTVLVVGPDGKVAERKLKLGIRSPDRYEVISGLTENEKVIVAGRSGFVPGQTVQTRTVSFDAPGADGGP, from the coding sequence GTGGCGGCCGTCGCGCCGGTGGTGCGGGCGAACCTGGTGAGCACGCTCAGTATCGCCTCGGAATTCGAACCGTATCAGCAGGTCGATGTACACGCCAAGGTGGCCGGCTACGTGAAAAGAATCGATGTGGACATCGGCGATGCGGTCGAGGAAGGCCAGGTTCTCGCCATCCTCGAGGTTCCGGAGCTCGAAGAGGATCTGGCGCGTGCGCATGCCGCCGTTTTACGGGCCCGTGAGCGCCTCCGGCTGGTGCGCAGCAACATCCGCCGCGCCGAGGCGATCGCCCATCAGGCGGCGCTGACGTACGAGCGCATGTATTCGGTCAACCAGATCACGCCCAATCTGGTGGCACAGCAAGAGATCGACATTGCCCAGTCCCAAGCGGATGCCACCGCGGCGGAACTTTCGTCCCGCAAAGCCGCCGCCCTGGTAGCCGAACAGGAAGTCGAGGAAGCCCAGGCGGAGGAGCGCAAGGCCCAGGCACTGGCCGACTATGCGACAATCCGGGCGCCATTCAGGGGCATCGTCACCAAGCGTTACGCCGACACCGGTGCCATGGTGCCTCAAGGCATCCAGTCCAGCCAGCAGGCCATGCCGGTGGTCCGGATCACGCAGGTCGATCCGCTGCGCCTTTCCTTCCCTGTTCCTGAATCGTTGGTTCCCATGGTTCATACAGACGCGCTGGTCACCGTTCAGGTACCTTCCTTGAACCGCACTTTCGACGGGAAAATCTGGCGCTTCACGGGGAAAACCACCGACATCACGCGCACCATGGAAACTCAGCTCCTGGTCCCCAATCCAAGCTTCGAGCTGAAACCGGGTATGCTGGCCTCCGTCGAGTTCGTGCTGGCGCGACGCGACCGGGTTTTGGCGATACCGGTCGAAGCCGTGGATGAAGACGGAAAAGAACCGACGGTACTGGTGGTCGGTCCGGATGGCAAGGTGGCAGAGCGTAAGCTGAAGCTCGGCATCAGATCCCCGGACCGCTACGAAGTGATCTCGGGGCTGACGGAAAACGAGAAGGTCATCGTTGCCGGACGTTCCGGCTTCGTACCGGGCCAGACCGTCCAGACCAGAACGGTGTCGTTCGACGCCCCGGGTGCCGACGGCGGGCCATAG